One window from the genome of Ovis canadensis isolate MfBH-ARS-UI-01 breed Bighorn chromosome 21, ARS-UI_OviCan_v2, whole genome shotgun sequence encodes:
- the RCE1 gene encoding CAAX prenyl protease 2 isoform X2 has product MAALGGDGLRLLSVSRPERQPEAAALGGPGPGLCCWVSVFSCLSLACSYVGSLYVWKSELPRDHPAVIKRRFTSVLVVSSLSPLCVLLWRELTGIQPGTSLLTLMGFRLEGIFPAALLPLLLTMILFLGPLMQLSMDCPCDLADGLKVVLAPRSWARCLTDMRWLRNQVIAPLTEELVFRACMLPMLAPCTGLGPAVFTCPLFFGVAHFHHIFEQLRFRQSSVGSIFLSAAFQFSYTAVFGAYTAFLFIRTGHLIGPVLCHSFCNYMGFPAVCAALEHPQRRPLLAGYALGVGLFLLLLQPLTDPKLYGSLPLCVLLERAGDSEAPLCS; this is encoded by the exons ATGGCGGCGCTGGGCGGGGACGGGCTTCGCCTGCTGTCGGTGTCGCGGCCAGAGCGGCAGCCCGAGGCGGCGGCTCTGGGCGGTCCAGGCCCCGGACTGTGCTGCTGGGTGTCTGTGTTCTCTTGTCTCAGCCTCGCCTGCTCCTACGTGGGCAGCCTCTACGTCTGGAAGAGCGAGCTGCCCAG GGACCATCCTGCAGTCATAAAGCGGCGCTTCACCAGTGTCCTGGTGGTGTCAAGTCTCTCGCCCCTCTGCGTGCTACTCTGGAGGGAACTTACAGGCATCCAG CCAGGCACATCCCTGCTTACCCTGATGGGATTCAGGCTGGAGGGCATTTTCCCAGCAGCgctgctgcccctgctgctgACCATG ATCCTTTTCTTGGGCCCACTGATGCAGCTTTCCATGGATTGCCCCTGTGACCTGGCAGATGGCCTGAAGGTTGTCCTAG CCCCTCGCTCCTGGGCCCGCTGCCTCACAGATATGCGTTGGCTGAGAAACCAAGTGATCGCCCCCctgacagaggagctggtgttcCGGGCCTGCATGCTGCCCATGTTAGCGCCATGCACGGGCCTGGGCCCTGCTGTGTTCACCTGCCCACTCTTCTTTGGAGTTG CCCATTTTCACCACATTTTTGAGCAGCTTCGTTTCCGCCAGAGCAGTGTGGGGAGCATCTTTCTGTCTGCAG CGTTCCAGTTCTCCTACACAGCTGTCTTCGGTGCCTACACTGCTTTCCTCTTCATCCGCACAG gTCACCTGATTGGGCCGGTTCTCTGCCACTCCTTCTGCAATTACATGGGCTTTCCTGCCGTGTGTGCAGCCCTGGAGCATCCGCAGAGGCGGCCCCTGCTGGCAGGCTATGCCCTGGGTGTGGGACTCTTCCTGCTTCTGCTCCAGCCCCTCACGGACCCTAAGCTCTACGGCAGCCTTCCCCTTTGTGTCCTTTTGGAGCGGGCAGGAGACTCAGAGGCTCCCCTGTGCTCCTGA
- the RCE1 gene encoding CAAX prenyl protease 2 isoform X1 yields the protein MGFRLEGIFPAALLPLLLTMILFLGPLMQLSMDCPCDLADGLKVVLAPRSWARCLTDMRWLRNQVIAPLTEELVFRACMLPMLAPCTGLGPAVFTCPLFFGVAHFHHIFEQLRFRQSSVGSIFLSAAFQFSYTAVFGAYTAFLFIRTGHLIGPVLCHSFCNYMGFPAVCAALEHPQRRPLLAGYALGVGLFLLLLQPLTDPKLYGSLPLCVLLERAGDSEAPLCS from the exons ATGGGATTCAGGCTGGAGGGCATTTTCCCAGCAGCgctgctgcccctgctgctgACCATG ATCCTTTTCTTGGGCCCACTGATGCAGCTTTCCATGGATTGCCCCTGTGACCTGGCAGATGGCCTGAAGGTTGTCCTAG CCCCTCGCTCCTGGGCCCGCTGCCTCACAGATATGCGTTGGCTGAGAAACCAAGTGATCGCCCCCctgacagaggagctggtgttcCGGGCCTGCATGCTGCCCATGTTAGCGCCATGCACGGGCCTGGGCCCTGCTGTGTTCACCTGCCCACTCTTCTTTGGAGTTG CCCATTTTCACCACATTTTTGAGCAGCTTCGTTTCCGCCAGAGCAGTGTGGGGAGCATCTTTCTGTCTGCAG CGTTCCAGTTCTCCTACACAGCTGTCTTCGGTGCCTACACTGCTTTCCTCTTCATCCGCACAG gTCACCTGATTGGGCCGGTTCTCTGCCACTCCTTCTGCAATTACATGGGCTTTCCTGCCGTGTGTGCAGCCCTGGAGCATCCGCAGAGGCGGCCCCTGCTGGCAGGCTATGCCCTGGGTGTGGGACTCTTCCTGCTTCTGCTCCAGCCCCTCACGGACCCTAAGCTCTACGGCAGCCTTCCCCTTTGTGTCCTTTTGGAGCGGGCAGGAGACTCAGAGGCTCCCCTGTGCTCCTGA